A stretch of the Bacillus licheniformis DSM 13 = ATCC 14580 genome encodes the following:
- the pyrH gene encoding UMP kinase, protein MEKPKYNRIVLKLSGEALAGEQGNGINPTVIQSIAKQVKEIAELDVEVAVVVGGGNLWRGKTGSDLGMDRATADYMGMLATVMNSLALQDSLETLGIQSRVQTSIEMRQVAEPYIRRKAIRHLEKKRVVIFAAGTGNPYFSTDTTAALRAAEIEADVILMAKNNVDGVYNADPRTDETAVKYEKLSYLDVLKDGLAVMDSTASSLCMDNDIPLIVFSIMEEGNIKRAVLGEQIGTIVRGK, encoded by the coding sequence ATGGAAAAACCAAAGTATAATCGTATCGTATTAAAGCTTAGCGGAGAAGCCCTTGCGGGTGAACAGGGAAACGGCATCAACCCGACCGTGATCCAGTCCATCGCCAAACAGGTGAAAGAAATCGCCGAGCTTGATGTTGAAGTGGCGGTCGTCGTCGGCGGCGGCAACCTGTGGCGCGGAAAAACGGGCAGCGATCTCGGAATGGACCGCGCAACAGCGGACTACATGGGAATGCTTGCAACGGTTATGAATTCCCTTGCGCTGCAAGACAGCCTTGAAACGCTCGGGATTCAGTCAAGAGTTCAGACATCCATCGAAATGAGGCAGGTCGCTGAGCCATACATAAGAAGAAAAGCGATTCGCCATCTTGAAAAGAAGCGCGTCGTCATCTTCGCTGCCGGTACAGGCAATCCATACTTCTCAACGGATACGACAGCAGCGCTCAGAGCGGCTGAAATCGAAGCCGACGTCATCTTAATGGCCAAAAATAATGTCGACGGTGTATACAATGCCGATCCTAGAACTGACGAAACAGCCGTAAAATATGAAAAATTGTCTTATCTCGATGTGTTGAAAGACGGTTTGGCTGTCATGGATTCAACCGCTTCTTCACTTTGCATGGATAACGACATCCCGCTGATCGTCTTTTCTATTATGGAAGAAGGAAATATTAAAAGAGCCGTTTTAGGCGAACAAATCGGTACAATCGTAAGGGGGAAATAA
- the frr gene encoding ribosome recycling factor codes for MNETKERMQKAISAYQRELATVRAGRANPSLLDKVAVEYYGAQTPLNQIASITVPEARMLVITPYDKTALGDIEKAIQKADLGVTPSNDGNIIRITIPPLTEERRKELAKLVKKYSEDAKVAVRNIRRDANDDLKKLEKNGEMTEDELRSSTEDVQKLTDEYVSKIDEITKDKEKEIMEV; via the coding sequence ATGAATGAAACAAAAGAACGGATGCAAAAAGCGATAAGCGCTTATCAGCGCGAATTGGCCACTGTCCGCGCAGGACGTGCAAATCCGTCATTGCTGGACAAAGTGGCAGTTGAGTATTACGGAGCGCAGACGCCTTTAAACCAGATTGCGTCCATTACAGTTCCAGAAGCGCGCATGCTCGTCATCACACCATATGACAAAACGGCGCTCGGCGATATCGAAAAAGCGATTCAAAAAGCCGACCTCGGTGTAACTCCGTCAAACGACGGCAATATCATCCGGATCACGATCCCTCCTCTAACTGAGGAGCGCAGAAAAGAGCTTGCCAAACTCGTGAAAAAATATTCGGAAGATGCCAAAGTCGCGGTCCGCAACATCCGCCGCGATGCAAATGACGATCTGAAAAAACTAGAGAAAAATGGTGAAATGACTGAGGATGAATTGCGCTCTTCAACGGAAGACGTACAAAAGCTGACAGATGAATATGTGTCAAAAATTGATGAGATCACAAAAGATAAAGAGAAAGAAATCATGGAAGTTTAA
- a CDS encoding isoprenyl transferase, which translates to MLNILKNWKNQHSAASNMECYTKENILKGEIPEHIAIIMDGNGRWAKKRAMPRIAGHHEGMKVVRQTTKLANELGVKALTLYAFSTENWKRPKLEVDFLMKLPEEFLGTYLPELVEENVRVRMTGDREGLPPHTIRAVEKAIRDTENNDGLILNFALNYGGRAEIVRAAKKIAEEAKKGTLNTEEIDEKLFSDYLMTETLQDPDLLIRTSGEIRLSNFMLWQLAYSEFLFTDVLWPDFKDVHLLQAIGEYQRRGRRFGGI; encoded by the coding sequence ATGCTCAATATACTCAAAAATTGGAAGAATCAGCATTCGGCTGCTTCCAACATGGAATGTTACACAAAAGAAAATATTTTAAAAGGAGAAATTCCTGAACATATCGCCATTATTATGGACGGAAACGGCCGCTGGGCAAAGAAGCGGGCGATGCCCCGCATCGCGGGTCATCACGAAGGCATGAAAGTGGTCAGACAGACGACAAAGCTTGCCAATGAGCTCGGTGTCAAAGCGTTGACGCTGTATGCCTTTTCGACGGAAAATTGGAAGCGTCCAAAGCTTGAGGTTGACTTTCTGATGAAGCTGCCTGAAGAGTTTCTGGGAACGTATCTCCCGGAGCTGGTCGAAGAAAATGTCCGGGTCCGCATGACAGGCGATAGGGAAGGACTGCCGCCCCACACGATCCGCGCGGTTGAAAAAGCCATCCGTGATACGGAGAACAATGACGGACTTATTCTTAATTTTGCATTGAATTACGGGGGACGTGCAGAAATCGTCAGAGCCGCAAAGAAAATTGCCGAAGAAGCCAAAAAAGGCACATTGAATACCGAGGAAATCGACGAAAAGCTATTTTCCGATTATTTAATGACAGAAACTTTGCAGGACCCTGATTTGCTGATTCGCACAAGCGGCGAGATCAGGCTGAGCAACTTCATGCTTTGGCAGCTTGCCTACAGCGAATTTTTATTTACCGATGTATTGTGGCCTGATTTTAAAGACGTTCACTTGCTTCAGGCTATCGGAGAATATCAGCGTCGCGGGAGAAGGTTTGGCGGAATTTAG
- a CDS encoding phosphatidate cytidylyltransferase produces MKQRILTGVIAAAVFLPLVIFGELPFTLLVYAIGILALFELLRMKGLKLISAPGIISMLLLAVLLCPSQYAEDAGLGITKGEVVFLAVLLLLAYTVLSKNSFTFDEAAFVALAAVYIGFGFYYFIEIRNIGLSYVFFAIGVVWSTDSGAYFIGKAFGKRKLWPEISPNKTVEGFWGGILTAVVFSAIYQAATGFPHAYLFVLIITVLLSIVGQIGDLAESAFKRHYQVKDSGRILPGHGGMLDRFDSFLFVMPVLYFLLVLFQPFGL; encoded by the coding sequence ATGAAACAGAGAATATTGACGGGTGTGATCGCGGCAGCGGTTTTTCTGCCGCTCGTGATTTTCGGCGAGCTGCCGTTCACCCTGCTAGTTTATGCAATAGGTATACTTGCTCTATTTGAACTTTTAAGAATGAAAGGCCTGAAGCTGATCAGCGCTCCGGGTATCATCAGCATGCTGCTGTTGGCGGTTTTGCTGTGTCCAAGCCAATACGCGGAAGACGCTGGGCTGGGTATAACCAAAGGGGAGGTCGTCTTTTTGGCGGTCCTTTTGCTTTTGGCATATACGGTGCTCAGCAAAAACTCGTTTACTTTTGACGAAGCGGCATTCGTGGCGCTGGCAGCAGTTTATATCGGATTCGGGTTTTATTACTTTATTGAAATCAGAAACATCGGACTCAGCTATGTCTTTTTTGCGATCGGCGTCGTCTGGTCAACAGATTCCGGCGCTTATTTTATCGGAAAGGCGTTTGGAAAGCGGAAGCTCTGGCCTGAAATCAGCCCTAACAAAACGGTAGAAGGCTTTTGGGGCGGAATTTTGACAGCGGTCGTTTTTTCCGCGATTTATCAGGCCGCCACAGGTTTTCCGCACGCTTATCTGTTTGTGCTGATCATTACCGTGCTTTTGTCAATCGTCGGTCAGATCGGCGATTTGGCCGAGTCTGCGTTCAAAAGGCATTACCAGGTGAAAGACTCGGGCCGGATCCTCCCGGGACACGGCGGAATGCTGGACCGCTTTGACAGCTTTTTATTTGTCATGCCGGTTCTGTACTTCCTGCTTGTTCTTTTTCAGCCGTTCGGGCTATGA
- the dxr gene encoding 1-deoxy-D-xylulose-5-phosphate reductoisomerase, translating to MKNICLLGATGSIGEQTLDVIKAHDDKFRLTAMTFGKNAEKAAEIIETFKPKYVGVGDEHTYETLKQHSFSYTFKTGIGEEALIEAAVIPEADIVVNALVGSVGLLPTLKAMEHKKTIALANKETLVTAGHIVKEHAQKYDVPLLPVDSEHSAIFQALQGENPKHIKRLIVTASGGSFRDRTRRELEGVTVEEALNHPNWSMGAKITIDSATMMNKGLEVIEAHWLFDLPYDQIDVLLHKESIIHSMVEFHDRSVIAQLGTPDMRVPIQYALSHPERLPFNEAKSLDLWEVGQLNFAQADFERFRCLQFAYESGKIGGTMPTVLNAANEEAVAAFLSGRISFLGIEDIIEKALERHQVIAKPSLQEIREVDKDARKFVQTLLT from the coding sequence TTGAAGAACATATGTCTATTGGGAGCGACAGGCTCCATAGGAGAACAGACGCTTGATGTCATCAAAGCGCATGACGATAAGTTTCGGCTGACCGCCATGACTTTCGGCAAAAACGCCGAAAAAGCGGCAGAAATCATTGAAACCTTTAAACCGAAGTATGTAGGCGTCGGGGATGAGCATACATATGAAACATTAAAACAGCATTCTTTCTCCTACACCTTTAAAACAGGGATCGGGGAGGAAGCTTTAATCGAAGCGGCCGTTATCCCGGAAGCGGATATCGTCGTCAATGCTCTCGTCGGCAGCGTCGGTCTTCTTCCGACTTTAAAGGCGATGGAGCATAAAAAAACAATTGCGCTTGCAAATAAGGAAACTCTCGTGACAGCCGGTCATATAGTGAAAGAACACGCCCAAAAATACGATGTCCCGCTCCTGCCCGTCGACAGCGAACATTCCGCGATTTTCCAGGCCCTTCAGGGGGAAAATCCGAAGCATATCAAACGGCTGATCGTCACGGCTTCAGGCGGCAGCTTCAGGGACAGAACAAGGCGGGAACTTGAAGGCGTCACAGTGGAAGAAGCCCTCAATCATCCAAATTGGTCGATGGGTGCAAAAATCACGATCGATTCGGCTACAATGATGAATAAAGGACTCGAGGTTATTGAAGCCCACTGGCTGTTTGATCTGCCCTATGACCAGATCGATGTCCTCCTTCACAAAGAAAGCATTATTCATTCAATGGTTGAATTCCACGACCGCAGCGTCATCGCCCAGCTTGGCACACCTGATATGAGAGTGCCGATTCAATATGCGCTCAGCCATCCGGAACGCCTGCCGTTTAATGAAGCAAAATCCCTCGATCTCTGGGAAGTCGGACAGCTGAATTTTGCCCAAGCTGATTTTGAAAGGTTCCGCTGCTTACAATTCGCTTATGAATCAGGTAAAATAGGCGGTACAATGCCGACTGTTTTAAACGCGGCCAACGAGGAAGCCGTTGCGGCATTTCTTTCGGGCAGGATTTCCTTTCTTGGAATAGAAGACATCATTGAAAAGGCTTTGGAACGCCATCAGGTGATCGCAAAGCCGAGCCTTCAAGAGATCCGTGAAGTGGACAAAGACGCCAGAAAGTTTGTCCAAACATTACTCACATAA
- the rseP gene encoding RIP metalloprotease RseP, which translates to MFVNTVIAFILIFGTLVFFHELGHLILAQRAGILCREFAIGFGPKIFSFKKNETVYTIRLLPIGGFVRMAGEDPEMIEVKPGYTVGLLFDSENKVEKIIINQKEKYPDALVIEVEQADLEHQMRITGYEHGNEDHLSSFSVSETSFFIVDGEEVQIAPYNRQFHSKTVWQRIKAIAAGPIMNFILAYVILVMLGLMQGVPSDEPVLGKLIDNGRAAEAGLQEGDRIQTINGENMRSWTDIVNTVREHPEKELKIVLMRDNVKLTKYVTPEAVKAGDETVGRFGAYNPVKTGVLTSISYGATETATVAQSIVTNLGKLVTGQFSIDMLAGPVGIYDMTDQVAKTGVINLLKLAAFLSINLGIVNLLPIPALDGGRLLFLFIEAIRGKPINREKEAFVVFIGVAFLMLLMLVVTWNDIQRLFL; encoded by the coding sequence ATGTTCGTGAATACTGTGATCGCGTTTATTCTTATTTTTGGAACGCTCGTATTTTTCCATGAGCTTGGTCATCTCATCCTTGCTCAAAGAGCCGGAATACTGTGCCGGGAGTTTGCTATCGGCTTCGGTCCGAAAATCTTTTCGTTTAAGAAAAATGAGACCGTTTATACGATCAGGCTTCTTCCGATCGGCGGCTTTGTCAGAATGGCCGGCGAAGATCCTGAGATGATTGAAGTGAAGCCCGGTTATACGGTCGGGCTGTTGTTCGACAGCGAAAACAAGGTCGAAAAGATCATTATCAACCAAAAAGAAAAGTATCCCGACGCATTGGTCATTGAAGTGGAGCAGGCCGACCTGGAGCACCAGATGAGGATTACGGGCTATGAGCACGGCAATGAAGATCATCTCTCTTCATTTTCTGTCAGTGAAACGTCCTTTTTCATCGTAGACGGGGAAGAAGTCCAGATCGCTCCTTACAACCGCCAATTTCATTCGAAAACGGTTTGGCAGCGCATCAAAGCGATTGCTGCCGGACCGATCATGAACTTTATTTTGGCTTATGTCATACTCGTGATGCTCGGACTGATGCAGGGAGTGCCGTCTGACGAGCCGGTGCTCGGCAAGTTGATAGACAACGGACGGGCGGCGGAAGCAGGCCTCCAGGAGGGAGACCGCATTCAAACGATCAACGGGGAGAACATGAGGTCGTGGACGGATATTGTCAACACGGTCAGAGAACACCCTGAAAAAGAACTGAAAATCGTTTTGATGCGCGACAATGTCAAGCTGACGAAATACGTAACACCTGAAGCTGTCAAGGCAGGGGATGAAACCGTCGGCAGATTCGGCGCTTACAATCCTGTGAAAACAGGCGTTCTGACATCGATTTCCTACGGTGCGACCGAAACGGCGACAGTGGCCCAGAGCATCGTCACCAATCTCGGAAAGCTCGTCACAGGACAATTCTCAATCGACATGCTGGCCGGTCCTGTCGGCATTTATGACATGACAGACCAAGTGGCCAAGACAGGCGTTATCAACCTGCTGAAGCTGGCCGCATTTTTAAGCATCAACCTCGGGATCGTCAACCTTCTGCCAATCCCTGCGCTGGACGGCGGAAGACTGTTGTTCCTGTTTATTGAAGCGATCCGCGGGAAGCCGATCAACCGCGAAAAAGAAGCGTTTGTCGTCTTTATCGGCGTCGCATTTTTGATGCTCCTAATGCTTGTCGTCACATGGAACGATATCCAGCGCTTATTTCTGTAA
- a CDS encoding proline--tRNA ligase — translation MRQSRTLIPTLREVPADAEAKSHQLLLRAGFIRQNTSGVYSYMPLANKVIHKIQSIVREEMEKINAVEMLMPALQQAETWQESGRWYTYGPELMRLKDRHGREFALGATHEEVITSIVRDEVKSYKRLPLTLYQIQSKFRDEKRPRFGLLRGREFIMKDAYSFHSSAESLDETYNDMYQAYTNVFTRCGLNFRPVIADSGAMGGKDTHEFMALSDVGEDTIAYSDQSSYAANIEMAEVKETDAGEQAEMKELQEVHTPSVKTIEEVAAFLGISPSDCIKSMLMKADGRFVLVLTRGDHEVNDVKVKNLLQAEIIEFASAEEVAEITGTEPGFVGPVGLDREIEIFADFAVKAMANAAAGANKTDYHYQNVNISRDAHNVTFADLRFIQEGDPSPDGKGTIRFAKGIEVGQVFKLGTRYSEAMDATYLDENGRAQPMLMGCYGIGISRTLSAIVEQHHDDKGLIWPLEVTPYDLHILALNMKNDAQVQLAEKLYEEFKANGYDVLFDDRAERAGVKFADSDLIGLPIRITVGKRADEGVVEVKIRKTGESFEIAADELFDFIEKQVKSLSSHS, via the coding sequence ATGAGACAGAGCAGGACTTTAATTCCTACGCTCCGCGAAGTGCCGGCTGATGCTGAAGCGAAAAGCCATCAGCTTCTTCTCAGAGCAGGGTTTATCAGACAAAACACAAGCGGTGTATACAGCTATATGCCTCTTGCCAATAAAGTCATTCATAAAATCCAGAGCATTGTCCGCGAAGAAATGGAGAAAATCAATGCCGTCGAAATGCTGATGCCGGCGCTCCAGCAGGCGGAAACTTGGCAGGAATCGGGAAGATGGTATACGTACGGTCCTGAGCTCATGAGGCTGAAAGACCGCCACGGCCGTGAATTTGCCCTAGGCGCAACACACGAAGAGGTCATCACAAGCATCGTCAGAGATGAAGTGAAATCGTACAAGCGCCTTCCGCTGACCCTTTACCAGATCCAATCGAAGTTCCGCGATGAAAAGCGCCCGCGCTTCGGTCTGTTGAGAGGCCGGGAATTCATCATGAAGGATGCGTATTCCTTCCATTCCTCCGCCGAAAGCCTTGATGAAACGTACAATGATATGTATCAGGCGTATACGAATGTGTTTACGCGCTGCGGCCTGAATTTCAGACCGGTCATTGCAGACTCAGGCGCGATGGGCGGAAAGGATACCCATGAATTTATGGCATTGTCCGATGTCGGTGAGGATACAATTGCGTATTCTGATCAGTCTTCATACGCCGCCAACATTGAAATGGCTGAAGTGAAGGAAACAGATGCCGGCGAGCAGGCAGAAATGAAAGAGCTGCAGGAAGTCCACACACCTTCGGTCAAAACGATCGAAGAGGTTGCCGCATTTCTTGGCATATCCCCGTCAGACTGCATTAAATCAATGCTGATGAAAGCAGACGGACGTTTTGTCCTCGTCTTGACGAGAGGGGATCACGAAGTCAATGATGTTAAGGTGAAAAACCTGCTTCAAGCAGAAATAATCGAATTCGCGAGCGCCGAAGAGGTTGCAGAGATAACAGGCACTGAACCCGGTTTTGTCGGACCGGTGGGGCTCGACCGCGAAATCGAAATCTTTGCAGACTTTGCTGTGAAGGCGATGGCAAACGCAGCAGCTGGAGCGAATAAAACAGATTACCATTATCAAAACGTGAATATCAGCCGGGATGCGCACAATGTGACATTCGCCGATCTCCGCTTTATCCAGGAAGGAGACCCTTCACCGGATGGAAAAGGAACGATCCGTTTTGCAAAAGGAATCGAAGTCGGACAAGTCTTTAAGCTCGGCACCCGCTATTCTGAAGCGATGGACGCCACATACCTTGATGAAAACGGACGCGCTCAGCCGATGCTGATGGGCTGCTATGGAATCGGGATTTCCCGGACGCTTTCGGCCATCGTTGAGCAGCATCATGACGATAAAGGCTTGATCTGGCCGCTGGAAGTGACGCCGTATGACCTGCATATCCTCGCGCTTAATATGAAAAATGACGCGCAAGTTCAGCTTGCCGAAAAGCTGTATGAAGAATTTAAAGCGAACGGCTATGACGTACTGTTTGATGACCGTGCCGAACGGGCCGGCGTTAAATTTGCAGATTCCGATTTGATCGGTCTGCCGATCCGCATCACGGTCGGAAAAAGAGCTGACGAAGGCGTTGTCGAAGTGAAGATCCGCAAAACCGGAGAATCCTTTGAAATCGCTGCTGATGAGCTGTTTGACTTTATCGAAAAACAAGTCAAGAGCTTATCTTCTCACTCTTAA